The DNA region TGTTCAGGCTCGCCCAGAACTCGTCGAAGGACAGCAGCTTGTCGCCGTTGGTGTCCTTGGACTTGATGATGGCCTCGGCGACCGACTCGGTGACGTTCCAGTCCCCCATCTGCGCCATGGCCTGCTTGTACTCCGCGGCCGTGATGAATCCGTCGCCGTCCGCGTCGAACCGCTCGAACTGCTTGCGTGCCTCTTCGATGTCCGCCACCGGGTCCGCCCCTTCGTTCTGCATTACTGACGGGGGTCAGGGTAACGGCCGGACCGGGCGCCGATCGCAGGGAGTACGCCCTTGGCCAGCGCACAAGGCGGTCCGGACGCCCCGCGTCGGCGTCCGGGTCGGCGCCCCGGTCAGCGGAAGATGCCCGTGTGCCCCAAGGAGTACCGCCCCGGCTGCGGGTAGACCGCGAGGCCGTGCGGGCCGCCGCCGACGGGGATGCGGGCGAGCTGGACGCCGGTGCGGGTGTCGATGGCGTACACCTCGGAGTCGTAGCGCCCGGAGAGCCACAGGACCTTGCCGTCCGCCGAGACGCCGCCCATGTCGGGGCTGCCGCCGTCGGGCAGGTGCCACTTC from Streptomyces flavofungini includes:
- a CDS encoding EF-hand domain-containing protein, translated to MADIEEARKQFERFDADGDGFITAAEYKQAMAQMGDWNVTESVAEAIIKSKDTNGDKLLSFDEFWASLNK